A section of the Drosophila sechellia strain sech25 chromosome 3L, ASM438219v1, whole genome shotgun sequence genome encodes:
- the LOC6616410 gene encoding myosin-9: MAEILARLTRVSENYLQELEEEPEPQGPPKLTKAEKKAAKKEAKRLAMIEEKRLIMRDALMRELEMGKHMEEKGNEEWHEMCREIKIKELNEEMKAWGERSERNIQAKNDHIKMLLDDMAQTQDQHVRCYSKTVELIDHIRDCFHVMLGGVKSMYDQQADEMLRDYYEEVRRRTEEVEAMKTNSENIIHATNITTRDQLKEDYTIYLEQRDDRVNTEIENRFKIRDQIVRRMTHMQQQLNDFVESLRSTELDAHKYEKIHWLTERQAAFMEESRKLNAEESKYINMQAELQREMVRMDAENNSTLNDLRLEFQYFTNVRKKIELNQEMDREITHEKLRILTGECYELIKQMEKHVKSGELLLALSITCRKLQTESEKVILGGEVFDETEVEVDENFKLQTLNLKDHVDMTEEELVELNKSLRNFWRRQAMAEAQNLLMLEEKRRLTEDNQRLIDFIKSMSVTEDPEELRTAMHVSSPTQPMPPKLFETKCQEFKSRKVAHSPTAHKEAKWEAEATLNEVILDF, from the exons ATGGCTGAAATCTTGGCACGCTTGACGCGTGTTTCGGAAAACTACCTCCAAGAACTGGAGGAGGAGCCGGAGCCACAAGGACCGCCCAAACTAACCAAGGCTGAGAAGAAGGCCGCCAAGAAGGAGGCCAAGCGACTGGCTATGATCGAGGAGAAGCGGCTCATCATGCGG GATGCCCTAATGCGCGAGCTGGAGATGGGCAAGCACATGGAGGAGAAAGGCAACGAAGAGTGGCACGAGATGTGCCGCGAGATCAAGATCAAGGAGCTAAACGAGGAGATGAAGGCGTGGGGCGAGCGCTCGGAGCGTAACATTCAGGCCAAGAACGACCACATCAAGATGCTTCTGGACGACATGGCGCAGACGCAGGATCAGCACGTGCGTTGCTACAGCAAGACGGTGGAGCTGATTGACCACATCCGCGACTGCTTCCACGTGATGTTGGGCGGGGTGAAGAGCATGTATGACCAGCAGGCGGACGAGATGCTCAGGGATTACTATGAGGAGGTGCGCCGGCGAACCGAGGAGGTGGAAGCCATGAAAACGAACTCCGAGAACATAATCCATGCCACCAACATCACCACCCGGGATCAGCTGAAGGAGGATTACACCATCTACCTGGAGCAGCGCGATGATCGTGTGAATACGGAGATTGAGAACAGGTTCAAGATTCGAGATCAGATTGTCCGCCGGATGACGcacatgcagcagcaactgaaCGACTTCGTGGAGTCGCTGAGGAGCACCGAACTGGATGCCCACAAGTACGAGAAGATCCACTGGCTGACGGAGCGGCAGGCGGCTTTCATGGAGGAGTCACGCAAGCTAAACGCCGAGGAGTCCAAGTACATCAACATGCAGGCGGAACTGCAGCGTGAAATGGTTCGCATGGATGCGGAGAACAACTCCACGCTCAACGATCTTCGCCTCGAGTTCCAGTACTTCACCAACGTGCGCAAGAAGATTGAGCTCAACCAGGAAATGGATCGCGAGATCACGCACGAGAAGTTGCGCATACTGACCGGCGAGTGCTACGAGCTGATCAAG CAAATGGAGAAGCATGTGAAAAGTGGGGAATTACTCTTGGCCCTGTCGATCACTTGCAGGAAACTGCAAACCGAATCGGAAAAGGTAATCCTCGGCGGCGAGGTATTCGACGAAACCGAGGTGGAGGTCGATGAGAACTTCAAGCTGCAGACCCTCAACCTGAAGGATCACGTGGACATGACCGAGGAGGAACTGGTGGAGCTAAACAAAAGTCTCAGGAACTTCTGGCGCCGCCAGGCGATGGCCGAGGCCCAAAACCTGCTGATGCTGGAGGAGAAGCGTCGCCTCACTGAGGACAATCAGCGCCTGATCGACTTTATCAAATCCATGAGTGTCACCGAGGATCCGGAGGAGCTGCGAACCGCCATGCATGTTTCATCGCCAACTCAACCCATGCCACCCAAACTTTTCGAGACAAAGTGCCAGGAATTCAAGTCCAGGAAGGTCGCGCATTCGCCGACGGCACACAAGGAGGCCAAGTGGGAGGCCGAAGCCACTTTGAATGAGGTGATTCTGgacttttaa
- the LOC6616411 gene encoding uncharacterized protein LOC6616411 isoform X3, whose product MSESGYQKMPPGWDCKYDQATGNCYYINYLTKAMQLEDPRGRSYRQLQNERCSTESIALQQLVSQPQTSHNSSPYHVHPSNNLTAIRAFQERQTPTLHNVSTSPLLSASSRGHLEMSSPLPFQRARVGPNLSRRSTIQETSFTTQAETDAVVTKIQNMFPTAGENHIRLLLKRYYNSEAVVVSALQVEKHPVTMPGPFVTPPSQRHLFHSSSAFYMTPPARRPDTVASRRTSRTASPLPGGRFGSLVSVQSGPGGPSGPQAVLPPSSAVPPALHGSPLWRSSPRPHSSPKMKLRYMKNIFPKADEELLLDILANADNNVQFASEKLISLGYTKRDMQQPHRPNNRPPDLNQDLEAGGDQGGVHIPLRPKKYTEEEKTKMQTLLKEKYPQIAERIILMALESVNYAEDRATQILQIVQDEDEQRAQKQASTNPKHLDLKKTTGTEQIDGANEKDRHRQHSRGNSHNSESAEFQSIIERMASLGPNSQLSKGADENLLLADYVTWNGPNTKLLQKQVTQGPDASLLTDRTYKPRGGNAELCKGPQSGLAKGSIYAQGSNKSPNIKCN is encoded by the exons ATGAGCGAATCCGGCTATCAGAAAATGCCGCCCGGCTGGGACTGCAAATACGATCAAGCAACTGGAAACTG CTATTACATAAACTATCTGACGAAGGCCATGCAGCTGGAGGATCCGCGCGGCCGCAGTTACAGGCAGTTGCAGAACGAGCGCTGTTCCACGGAGTCGATAGCCTTGCAG CAGTTGGTCAGTCAGCCGCAGACGTCGCACAACAGCTCGCCGTACCACGTCCATCCCAGCAATAACTTGACTGCAATTCGGGCCTTCCAGGAGCGCCAGACACCCACGCTGCACAACGTCTCGACCAGTCCATTGTTATCGGCCTCCTCCAGGGGACACTTG GAAATGTCTTCACCTCTGCCCTTTCAACGAGCTCGCGTGGGACCGAATCTCTCGCGGCGCTCCACCATTCAGGAGACCTCGTTCACCACGCAAGCGGAAACGGATGCCGTGGTGACCAAGATCCAGAACATGTTCCCCACCGCTGGCGAGAACCATATACGGCTCCTGCTCAAGCG CTACTACAATAGCGAGGCGGTTGTCGTCAGTGCGCTGCAGGTGGAGAAGCACCCGGTGACCATGCCCGGTCCCTTCGTGACGCCCCCTTCGCAGCGGCACCTCTTCCACAGCAGCTCCGCCTTCTACATGACGCCACCGGCACGTCGGCCGGACACGGTAGCTAGTCGGCGCACGTCGCGCACGGCCAGTCCCCTGCCCGGCGGACGCTTCGGTAGTCTCGTGAGCGTGCAGAGCGGTCCTGGTGGTCCAAGTGGTCCCCAGGCAGTTCTGCCTCCCAGCTCGGCTGTTCCGCCAGCTCTGCACGGATCGCCCCTGTGGCGCAGCTCGCCCAGGCCGCACTCGTCGCCCAAGATGAAGCTGAG ATACATGAAGAACATTTTCCCCAAGGCGGATGAAGAGCTGCTCCTGGATATCCTGGCCAATGCGGATAATAACGTGCAGTTTGCATCGGAGAAGTTGATTTCTTTGGGCTACACAAAAAGGGATATGCAGCAGCCACACAGACCCAACAATCGACCGCCGGACCTAAATCAAGATCTGGAGGCTGGAGGGGATCAGGGTGGTGTACATATACCGCTGAGACCCAAGAAATACACAGAGGAGGAGAAGACAAAaa TGCAAACCTTGCTAAAGGAGAAGTACCCACAGATTGCTGAGCGCATTATCCTAATGGCTCTGGAATCCGTAAACTATGCAGAGGATAGGGCTACGCAAATCCTACAAATTGTCCAGGACGAGGACGAGCAGAGGGCGCAAAAGCAGGCTTCCACGAATCCAAAGCACCTGGATCTTAAGAAAACCACTGGAACCGAGCAGATCGACGGTGCCAACGAAAAAGACAG GCATCGTCAGCACTCCCGTGGAAATTCGCATAATTCGGAATCAGCTGAATTTCAATCTATTATCGAACGAATGGCCAGTTTGGGACCCAATTCCCAACTAAGCAAGGGTGCAGATGAAAATCTTTTGCT AGCCGATTATGTCACCTGGAACGGACCCAACACGAAGCTTCTTCAAAAGCAGGTCACTCAAGGACCTGATGCTAGTCTTCTCACAGATCGCACCTATAAGCCAAGAGGTGGGAACGCGGAACTCTGCAAAGGACCCCAGTCCGGATTGGCCAAGGGCAGCATCTACGCACAAGGCAGCAACAAGAGCCCGAACATCAAATGCAACTAG
- the LOC6616411 gene encoding uncharacterized protein LOC6616411 isoform X1: MSESGYQKMPPGWDCKYDQATGNCYYINYLTKAMQLEDPRGRSYRQLQNERCSTESIALQQLVSQPQTSHNSSPYHVHPSNNLTAIRAFQERQTPTLHNVSTSPLLSASSRGHLEMSSPLPFQRARVGPNLSRRSTIQETSFTTQAETDAVVTKIQNMFPTAGENHIRLLLKRYYNSEAVVVSALQVEKHPVTMPGPFVTPPSQRHLFHSSSAFYMTPPARRPDTVASRRTSRTASPLPGGRFGSLVSVQSGPGGPSGPQAVLPPSSAVPPALHGSPLWRSSPRPHSSPKMKLRYMKNIFPKADEELLLDILANADNNVQFASEKLISLGYTKRDMQQPHRPNNRPPDLNQDLEAGGDQGGVHIPLRPKKYTEEEKTKMQTLLKEKYPQIAERIILMALESVNYAEDRATQILQIVQDEDEQRAQKQASTNPKHLDLKKTTGTEQIDGANEKDSLPAVVEPITSSKPKPPHKRHILPSINVTTPSTFTTQIILAQATPTPTPTAEETKLETHLSSIYSASSSHSYASPAQSPRICQQSYERLTTKSILAKSGYNHFGHQSDTNNYSIDGYLHGSSNASSYTSYSASMTSSSLVSSAQSNSSSIARRPAFESRARTKTDSLKHRQHSRGNSHNSESAEFQSIIERMASLGPNSQLSKGADENLLLADYVTWNGPNTKLLQKQVTQGPDASLLTDRTYKPRGGNAELCKGPQSGLAKGSIYAQGSNKSPNIKCN, translated from the exons ATGAGCGAATCCGGCTATCAGAAAATGCCGCCCGGCTGGGACTGCAAATACGATCAAGCAACTGGAAACTG CTATTACATAAACTATCTGACGAAGGCCATGCAGCTGGAGGATCCGCGCGGCCGCAGTTACAGGCAGTTGCAGAACGAGCGCTGTTCCACGGAGTCGATAGCCTTGCAG CAGTTGGTCAGTCAGCCGCAGACGTCGCACAACAGCTCGCCGTACCACGTCCATCCCAGCAATAACTTGACTGCAATTCGGGCCTTCCAGGAGCGCCAGACACCCACGCTGCACAACGTCTCGACCAGTCCATTGTTATCGGCCTCCTCCAGGGGACACTTG GAAATGTCTTCACCTCTGCCCTTTCAACGAGCTCGCGTGGGACCGAATCTCTCGCGGCGCTCCACCATTCAGGAGACCTCGTTCACCACGCAAGCGGAAACGGATGCCGTGGTGACCAAGATCCAGAACATGTTCCCCACCGCTGGCGAGAACCATATACGGCTCCTGCTCAAGCG CTACTACAATAGCGAGGCGGTTGTCGTCAGTGCGCTGCAGGTGGAGAAGCACCCGGTGACCATGCCCGGTCCCTTCGTGACGCCCCCTTCGCAGCGGCACCTCTTCCACAGCAGCTCCGCCTTCTACATGACGCCACCGGCACGTCGGCCGGACACGGTAGCTAGTCGGCGCACGTCGCGCACGGCCAGTCCCCTGCCCGGCGGACGCTTCGGTAGTCTCGTGAGCGTGCAGAGCGGTCCTGGTGGTCCAAGTGGTCCCCAGGCAGTTCTGCCTCCCAGCTCGGCTGTTCCGCCAGCTCTGCACGGATCGCCCCTGTGGCGCAGCTCGCCCAGGCCGCACTCGTCGCCCAAGATGAAGCTGAG ATACATGAAGAACATTTTCCCCAAGGCGGATGAAGAGCTGCTCCTGGATATCCTGGCCAATGCGGATAATAACGTGCAGTTTGCATCGGAGAAGTTGATTTCTTTGGGCTACACAAAAAGGGATATGCAGCAGCCACACAGACCCAACAATCGACCGCCGGACCTAAATCAAGATCTGGAGGCTGGAGGGGATCAGGGTGGTGTACATATACCGCTGAGACCCAAGAAATACACAGAGGAGGAGAAGACAAAaa TGCAAACCTTGCTAAAGGAGAAGTACCCACAGATTGCTGAGCGCATTATCCTAATGGCTCTGGAATCCGTAAACTATGCAGAGGATAGGGCTACGCAAATCCTACAAATTGTCCAGGACGAGGACGAGCAGAGGGCGCAAAAGCAGGCTTCCACGAATCCAAAGCACCTGGATCTTAAGAAAACCACTGGAACCGAGCAGATCGACGGTGCCAACGAAAAAGACAG CCTGCCCGCCGTGGTGGAGCCCATCACTTCATCCAAGCCGAAACCACCGCACAAGCGCCACATTCTACCATCGATCAATGTCACCACTCCATCGACGTTCACCACCCAGATCATTTTGGCCCAGGCTACGCCCACACCAACGCCCACAGCGGAGGAGACGAAGCTGGAGACCCATTTGTCATCCATATATAGTGCTTCCTCATCGCATTCATATGCCTCACCCGCACAATCACCCCGCATCTGCCAGCAAAGCTACGAACGCCTGACCACCAAGAGCATCTTGGCCAAGAGCGGCTATAACCATTTTGGCCACCAGAGCGATACCAATAACTACAGCATCGACGGCTACCTGCATGGCTCCTCAAATGCTAGCTCCTACACCTCCTACTCCGCATCAATGACGTCCTCATCGCTGGTCTCGTCGGCCCAGTCCAACTCCTCATCCATCGCGAGGAGGCCAGCTTTCGAAAGTCGTGCTCGCACCAAAACCGATTCACTGAA GCATCGTCAGCACTCCCGTGGAAATTCGCATAATTCGGAATCAGCTGAATTTCAATCTATTATCGAACGAATGGCCAGTTTGGGACCCAATTCCCAACTAAGCAAGGGTGCAGATGAAAATCTTTTGCT AGCCGATTATGTCACCTGGAACGGACCCAACACGAAGCTTCTTCAAAAGCAGGTCACTCAAGGACCTGATGCTAGTCTTCTCACAGATCGCACCTATAAGCCAAGAGGTGGGAACGCGGAACTCTGCAAAGGACCCCAGTCCGGATTGGCCAAGGGCAGCATCTACGCACAAGGCAGCAACAAGAGCCCGAACATCAAATGCAACTAG
- the LOC6616411 gene encoding uncharacterized protein LOC6616411 isoform X2, which translates to MSESGYQKMPPGWDCKYDQATGNCYYINYLTKAMQLEDPRGRSYRQLQNERCSTESIALQQLVSQPQTSHNSSPYHVHPSNNLTAIRAFQERQTPTLHNVSTSPLLSASSRGHLEMSSPLPFQRARVGPNLSRRSTIQETSFTTQAETDAVVTKIQNMFPTAGENHIRLLLKRYMKNIFPKADEELLLDILANADNNVQFASEKLISLGYTKRDMQQPHRPNNRPPDLNQDLEAGGDQGGVHIPLRPKKYTEEEKTKMQTLLKEKYPQIAERIILMALESVNYAEDRATQILQIVQDEDEQRAQKQASTNPKHLDLKKTTGTEQIDGANEKDSLPAVVEPITSSKPKPPHKRHILPSINVTTPSTFTTQIILAQATPTPTPTAEETKLETHLSSIYSASSSHSYASPAQSPRICQQSYERLTTKSILAKSGYNHFGHQSDTNNYSIDGYLHGSSNASSYTSYSASMTSSSLVSSAQSNSSSIARRPAFESRARTKTDSLKHRQHSRGNSHNSESAEFQSIIERMASLGPNSQLSKGADENLLLADYVTWNGPNTKLLQKQVTQGPDASLLTDRTYKPRGGNAELCKGPQSGLAKGSIYAQGSNKSPNIKCN; encoded by the exons ATGAGCGAATCCGGCTATCAGAAAATGCCGCCCGGCTGGGACTGCAAATACGATCAAGCAACTGGAAACTG CTATTACATAAACTATCTGACGAAGGCCATGCAGCTGGAGGATCCGCGCGGCCGCAGTTACAGGCAGTTGCAGAACGAGCGCTGTTCCACGGAGTCGATAGCCTTGCAG CAGTTGGTCAGTCAGCCGCAGACGTCGCACAACAGCTCGCCGTACCACGTCCATCCCAGCAATAACTTGACTGCAATTCGGGCCTTCCAGGAGCGCCAGACACCCACGCTGCACAACGTCTCGACCAGTCCATTGTTATCGGCCTCCTCCAGGGGACACTTG GAAATGTCTTCACCTCTGCCCTTTCAACGAGCTCGCGTGGGACCGAATCTCTCGCGGCGCTCCACCATTCAGGAGACCTCGTTCACCACGCAAGCGGAAACGGATGCCGTGGTGACCAAGATCCAGAACATGTTCCCCACCGCTGGCGAGAACCATATACGGCTCCTGCTCAAGCG ATACATGAAGAACATTTTCCCCAAGGCGGATGAAGAGCTGCTCCTGGATATCCTGGCCAATGCGGATAATAACGTGCAGTTTGCATCGGAGAAGTTGATTTCTTTGGGCTACACAAAAAGGGATATGCAGCAGCCACACAGACCCAACAATCGACCGCCGGACCTAAATCAAGATCTGGAGGCTGGAGGGGATCAGGGTGGTGTACATATACCGCTGAGACCCAAGAAATACACAGAGGAGGAGAAGACAAAaa TGCAAACCTTGCTAAAGGAGAAGTACCCACAGATTGCTGAGCGCATTATCCTAATGGCTCTGGAATCCGTAAACTATGCAGAGGATAGGGCTACGCAAATCCTACAAATTGTCCAGGACGAGGACGAGCAGAGGGCGCAAAAGCAGGCTTCCACGAATCCAAAGCACCTGGATCTTAAGAAAACCACTGGAACCGAGCAGATCGACGGTGCCAACGAAAAAGACAG CCTGCCCGCCGTGGTGGAGCCCATCACTTCATCCAAGCCGAAACCACCGCACAAGCGCCACATTCTACCATCGATCAATGTCACCACTCCATCGACGTTCACCACCCAGATCATTTTGGCCCAGGCTACGCCCACACCAACGCCCACAGCGGAGGAGACGAAGCTGGAGACCCATTTGTCATCCATATATAGTGCTTCCTCATCGCATTCATATGCCTCACCCGCACAATCACCCCGCATCTGCCAGCAAAGCTACGAACGCCTGACCACCAAGAGCATCTTGGCCAAGAGCGGCTATAACCATTTTGGCCACCAGAGCGATACCAATAACTACAGCATCGACGGCTACCTGCATGGCTCCTCAAATGCTAGCTCCTACACCTCCTACTCCGCATCAATGACGTCCTCATCGCTGGTCTCGTCGGCCCAGTCCAACTCCTCATCCATCGCGAGGAGGCCAGCTTTCGAAAGTCGTGCTCGCACCAAAACCGATTCACTGAA GCATCGTCAGCACTCCCGTGGAAATTCGCATAATTCGGAATCAGCTGAATTTCAATCTATTATCGAACGAATGGCCAGTTTGGGACCCAATTCCCAACTAAGCAAGGGTGCAGATGAAAATCTTTTGCT AGCCGATTATGTCACCTGGAACGGACCCAACACGAAGCTTCTTCAAAAGCAGGTCACTCAAGGACCTGATGCTAGTCTTCTCACAGATCGCACCTATAAGCCAAGAGGTGGGAACGCGGAACTCTGCAAAGGACCCCAGTCCGGATTGGCCAAGGGCAGCATCTACGCACAAGGCAGCAACAAGAGCCCGAACATCAAATGCAACTAG
- the LOC6616411 gene encoding uncharacterized protein LOC6616411 isoform X4, with translation MSESGYQKMPPGWDCKYDQATGNCYYINYLTKAMQLEDPRGRSYRQLQNERCSTESIALQQLVSQPQTSHNSSPYHVHPSNNLTAIRAFQERQTPTLHNVSTSPLLSASSRGHLEMSSPLPFQRARVGPNLSRRSTIQETSFTTQAETDAVVTKIQNMFPTAGENHIRLLLKRYMKNIFPKADEELLLDILANADNNVQFASEKLISLGYTKRDMQQPHRPNNRPPDLNQDLEAGGDQGGVHIPLRPKKYTEEEKTKMQTLLKEKYPQIAERIILMALESVNYAEDRATQILQIVQDEDEQRAQKQASTNPKHLDLKKTTGTEQIDGANEKDRHRQHSRGNSHNSESAEFQSIIERMASLGPNSQLSKGADENLLLADYVTWNGPNTKLLQKQVTQGPDASLLTDRTYKPRGGNAELCKGPQSGLAKGSIYAQGSNKSPNIKCN, from the exons ATGAGCGAATCCGGCTATCAGAAAATGCCGCCCGGCTGGGACTGCAAATACGATCAAGCAACTGGAAACTG CTATTACATAAACTATCTGACGAAGGCCATGCAGCTGGAGGATCCGCGCGGCCGCAGTTACAGGCAGTTGCAGAACGAGCGCTGTTCCACGGAGTCGATAGCCTTGCAG CAGTTGGTCAGTCAGCCGCAGACGTCGCACAACAGCTCGCCGTACCACGTCCATCCCAGCAATAACTTGACTGCAATTCGGGCCTTCCAGGAGCGCCAGACACCCACGCTGCACAACGTCTCGACCAGTCCATTGTTATCGGCCTCCTCCAGGGGACACTTG GAAATGTCTTCACCTCTGCCCTTTCAACGAGCTCGCGTGGGACCGAATCTCTCGCGGCGCTCCACCATTCAGGAGACCTCGTTCACCACGCAAGCGGAAACGGATGCCGTGGTGACCAAGATCCAGAACATGTTCCCCACCGCTGGCGAGAACCATATACGGCTCCTGCTCAAGCG ATACATGAAGAACATTTTCCCCAAGGCGGATGAAGAGCTGCTCCTGGATATCCTGGCCAATGCGGATAATAACGTGCAGTTTGCATCGGAGAAGTTGATTTCTTTGGGCTACACAAAAAGGGATATGCAGCAGCCACACAGACCCAACAATCGACCGCCGGACCTAAATCAAGATCTGGAGGCTGGAGGGGATCAGGGTGGTGTACATATACCGCTGAGACCCAAGAAATACACAGAGGAGGAGAAGACAAAaa TGCAAACCTTGCTAAAGGAGAAGTACCCACAGATTGCTGAGCGCATTATCCTAATGGCTCTGGAATCCGTAAACTATGCAGAGGATAGGGCTACGCAAATCCTACAAATTGTCCAGGACGAGGACGAGCAGAGGGCGCAAAAGCAGGCTTCCACGAATCCAAAGCACCTGGATCTTAAGAAAACCACTGGAACCGAGCAGATCGACGGTGCCAACGAAAAAGACAG GCATCGTCAGCACTCCCGTGGAAATTCGCATAATTCGGAATCAGCTGAATTTCAATCTATTATCGAACGAATGGCCAGTTTGGGACCCAATTCCCAACTAAGCAAGGGTGCAGATGAAAATCTTTTGCT AGCCGATTATGTCACCTGGAACGGACCCAACACGAAGCTTCTTCAAAAGCAGGTCACTCAAGGACCTGATGCTAGTCTTCTCACAGATCGCACCTATAAGCCAAGAGGTGGGAACGCGGAACTCTGCAAAGGACCCCAGTCCGGATTGGCCAAGGGCAGCATCTACGCACAAGGCAGCAACAAGAGCCCGAACATCAAATGCAACTAG
- the LOC6616412 gene encoding multifunctional methyltransferase subunit TRM112-like protein: MKLSTYNFLTSMAIKGVKVGFPLKLTISKKEVVESEFNPTFMERILPKLDWSAVYGAAQVAELTEDIPAVQPENIGENELLLQKLHHLLFEIDVLEGQLECPETGRVFPITDGIPNMLLNEDEV; this comes from the exons ATGAAACTCAGCACATACAACTTCTTGACCTCCATGGCCATTAAGGGCGTCAAAGTGGGATTTCCACTGAAACTGACG ATTAGCAAAAAGGAAGTGGTGGAGAGCGAATTTAATCCAACTTTTATGGAGAGAATCCTTCCGAAGCTGGACTGGTCAGCGGTCTATGGAGCTGCTCAGGTG GCGGAACTCACAGAAGACATTCCGGCCGTTCAGCCTGAAAACATTGGGGAGAATGAACTGCTTTTGCAGAAGCTTCACCACCTGCTCTTCGAGATCGACGTGCTCGAGGGTCAACTGGAGTGCCCGGAGACAGGTCGTGTGTTTCCCATCACCGATGGTATACCAAACATGCTCCTCAACGAGGACGAGGTCTAG
- the LOC6616413 gene encoding integrin-linked protein kinase homolog pat-4, giving the protein MEDIFHWCREGNSIQVRLWLDETEHDNNLGDDHGFSPLHWVAKEGHAKLVETLLQRGSRVNATNMGDDIPLHLAAAHGHRDVVQMLIKERSDVNAVNEHGNTPLHYACFWGYDMICEDLLNAGAQVGIANKDGHTPLEKAKPSLAKRLQDLVEKSGREVKVISFKEQSWQGLKTRSRDATLSRFKGISMGDLDLHTKLSVTPSGETWRGRWQKNDVVAKILAVRQCTPRISRDFNEEFPKLRIFSHPNILPIIGACNSPPNLVTISQFMPRSSLFSLLHGATGVVVDTSQAVSFALDVARGMAFLHSLERIIPTYHLNSHHVMIDDDLTARINMGDAKFSFQEKGRIYQPAWMSPEALQRKQADRNWEACDMWSFAILIWELTTREVPFAEWSPMECGMKIALEGLRVKIPPGTSTHMAKLISICMNEDPGKRPKFDMVVPILEKMRR; this is encoded by the exons ATGGAGGACATATTCCACTGGTGCCGCGAGGGCAACTCGATTCAAGTGCGCCTCTGGTTGGATGAAACGGAGCACGACAACAATTTAGG AGACGACCATGGCTTCAGTCCGTTGCATTGGGTGGCTAAAGAGGGCCACGCCAAGCTTGTGGAGACTCTGTTGCAGCGCGGATCGCGTGTGAACGCCACCAATATGGGCGACGACATCCCACTCCATTTAGCGGCAGCTCATGGCCACCGCGACGTGGTCCAGATG TTGATAAAAGAGCGCAGCGATGTGAACGCGGTAAACGAGCATGGAAACACCCCCCTCCACTACGCCTGTTTCTGGGGCTATGACATGATCTGCGAGGATCTGTTGAATGCGGGCGCCCAGGTGGGAATTGCAAACAAGGACGGGCACACGCCTCTTGAAAAGGCCAAACCCAGTCTGGCCAAGAGGCTCCAGGATCTTGTAGAAAAGAGCGGCAGGGAGGTTAAGGTGATCAGCTTCAAGGAGCAAAGCTGGCAAGGATTGAAGACGAGATCACGGGATGCTACTTTGTCGCGTTTCAAGGGAATAAGTATGGGAGACCTAGACCTGCACACCAAGCTGTCGGTGACGCCATCAGGAGAGACTTGGCGCGGACGCTGGCAAAAGAACGATGTGGTAGCCAAGATCCTGGCCGTGCGTCAGTGCACGCCTCGTATATCGCGCGATTTTAACGAGGAGTTTCCCAAGCTCCGCATCTTTTCGCACCCTAACATTTTGCCTATTATTGGAGCATGCAATTCGCCACCCAATCTGGTGACCATTAGTCAG TTTATGCCACGTTCTTCGCTGTTCAGCCTGCTGCATGGAGCAACTGGCGTCGTGGTGGACACCAGCCAGGCGGTAAGCTTTGCCTTGGATGTTGCGAGAGGAATGGCTTTCCTGCACTCGCTGGAGCGCATTATACCAACATATCACCTGAACAGTCATCACGTGATGATCGACGATGATCTGACGGCGAGAATTAATATGGGCGATGCCAAGTTCTCTTTCCAAGAAAAGGGACGCATCTATCAACCGGCTTGGATGTCGCCGGAGGCATTGCAGCGCAAGCAGGCGGATCGAAACTGGGAGGCCTGTGACATGTGGAGCTTTGCAATCCTCATTTGGGAGCTGACTACGCGCGAGGTGCCCTTCGCCGAGTGGTCGCCCATGGAGTGCGGCATGAAGATTGCGTTGGAAGGTCTGCGGGTCAAGATTCCGCCAGGCACATCGACGCACATGGCCAAGCTGATTTCAATCTGCATGAACGAGGATCCCGGCAAGCGGCCCAAGTTCGACATGGTGGTTCCCATTCTGGAGAAGATGCGCCGCTGA
- the LOC116801031 gene encoding uncharacterized protein LOC116801031 translates to MEYSNTTGLTHSINENSQNPEQQPIKTRLPVIGNCYIKIESPTGPQSIALGSQRCLNTPPTTPSSPLREAPQSPSDGHVSSLSSHSGSGCSDILLGEWSPPLTPASFPFRLIAFPGGCYL, encoded by the exons ATGGAGTATTCAAACACCACGGGTTTGACTCACAGCATCAACGAGAACTCACAGAATCCGGAGCAGCAGCCCATCAAAACCAG ACTGCCTGTGATTGGAAACTGCTACATCAAGATTGAATCCCCGACCGGACCGCAGTCTATAGCTTTGGGCAGCCAGCGTTGCCTCAACACGCCCCCGACCACGCCCAGCAGCCCGCTGAGGGAAGCGCCCCAGAGTCCGTCGGACGGTCACGTCTCCTCGCTGAGCTCGCACTCCGGATCGGGATGCAGTGACATCCTGCTGGGTGAGTGGAGTCCACCCCTAACCCCCGCCTCTTTCCCGTTTCGTTTGATTGCATTTCCCGGCGGCTGTTATTTATAG